A DNA window from Arachis duranensis cultivar V14167 chromosome 3, aradu.V14167.gnm2.J7QH, whole genome shotgun sequence contains the following coding sequences:
- the LOC107479376 gene encoding uncharacterized protein LOC107479376, which produces MAVLENMAVAMQATAEALGQQMNNRGNDGTSHWWQGVRHLLQQGDDYITWDVLREEFYKNYFPTSARTAKKLELLQLKQGTLSVSEYTDKFEELFRFSLMFQGALGDYEELKCIKYEGELRSDIFSSVGPMEIRTFSELVNKSRVTKECVKKAATERESHKGSFPQNRGKNFAPIGLPFKRGGSFKRPNNNNSQGKRFGKQLQSEQACAKCESHHSGAPCKAGWGLCYSCGKVGHKATNYPDKQKQGTGKAQQTGRVFTASAIGVKGSETLIRGNWKMAGQTLNALFDSGATHSFIAFKKASELGLKIVVLGYDLKVYNATHEAMVTRLGCRKLHLRSSNGILLLIAGVLGDDQRLEQILVVCEFSEVFPNDIDEFSPNREVEFAIELVPRAGPISSASYRMTPLEMAELKSQLEDLLGKNFIRPSVSLSSAPVLLVKKKDGSMRLCVDYRQLNKKSEVKFLGHVVSKQGIAVDPSKVVAVLNWGRPTSVAEIRSFLGLASYYRRFIKGFLHIALPLIRLTRKDAPFVWTPKCEESFQALKQKLTIVPVLVLPEPNEPFEVYCDASLKGLGCYWPLNKGNSGEYQRIKMGYEDSRAMFWWSGVKNDVVEYVSKCLTCQKVKIEHKKPSRTLHPLEVPQWKWESIAMDFVSGLPRTRANFDAIWVIVD; this is translated from the exons ATGGCGgtgttggagaacatggctgttGCTATGCAGGCCACTGCGGAAGCTCTTGGGCAACAGATGAACAATCGTGGCAATGACGGAA catcgcattggtggcaaggagtCCGACATCtcctgcagcagggtgatgactatatcacctggGATGTCCTCCGGGAGGAATTCTATAAGAATTACTTTCCAACTTCTGCCAGGACGGCCAAGAAACTTGAGTTGctgcagctgaagcagggtactttGTCTGTATCTGAGTATAccgacaagtttgaggagctattCAGGTTTTCCCTTATGTTTCAGGGAGCTCTGGGAGACTATGAGGAATTGAAGtgcattaagtatgaaggagaacTCCGAAGTGATATCTTCAGCTCAGTAggaccaatggagatcagaACTTTCTCAGAGTTGGTGAACAAGAGTAGAGTTACTAAAGAGTGTGTGAAGAAAGCAGCTACAGAGAGGGAAAGTCACAagggatcattcccacagaaccgagggaaaaACTTTGCACCTATAGGTCTGCCTTTCAAGCGGGGAGGCTCTTTCaagaggcccaacaacaacaactcccaagggaagaGATTTGGGAAGCAGCTTCAAAGTGAACAAGCTTGTGCTAAGTGCGAAAGTCACCATTCGGGAGCTCCGTGCAAGGCCGGGTGGGGCTTGTGTTATTCTTGTGGTAAGGTGGGACACAAAGCCACAAACTATCCGGATAAGCAGAAACAAGGTACAGGAAAAGCACagcagactggtcgggtgttcaccgcTTCAGCTATAGGTGTCAAGGGATCCGAGACACTTATCCGAGGTAACTGGaaaatggctggtcaaactttaaatgctttatttgattcgggagcaacACATTCATTTATTGCATTCAAAAAAGCTAGTGAGTTAGGACTAAAGATTGTAGTTTTAGGTTATGACCTAAAGGTGTATAATGCCACCCACGAAGCCATGGtgactaggctaggatgccgcAAGTTGCATTTAAGGTCAAGCAAC GGTATCTTGTTGTTAATTGCGGGTGTTTtgggtgatgatcaaagattGGAGCAGATTctggttgtgtgtgagttttcgGAGGTGTTTCCCAATGATATTGATGAATTTTCACCTAatcgagaggttgagtttgctattgagttggtGCCTAGGGctggaccaatctcaagtgcttcTTATAGAATGACACCGCTAGAAATGgccgagctaaagtctcagttagaggatctGTTGGGTAAGAACTTTATCCGACCAAGTGTTTCTCTTTCAAGCGCACCAgtgttactggtaaagaagaaagacGGGAGTATGCGGCTTTGTGTGGActacaggcagctgaacaag AAGAGTGAGGTGAAATTtttgggtcacgtggtgagtaagcAAGGGATAGCAGTAGATCCATCTAAAGTGGTGGCGGTATTGAATTGGGGGCGACCAACCTCAGTGgcagagataaggagttttctgggtttagctaGTTATTACCGAAGATTCATCAAAGGCTTTTTACATATAGCTTTGCCATTGATAAGGTTAACCCGCAAGGACGCGccatttgtttggactcctaAGTGTGAGGAGAGTTTTCAGGCGTTGAAGCAAAAGTTGACCATTgtacctgtgttagtgttacctgagccAAATGAGCCATTCGAGGTGTACTGcgatgcctcattgaagggtctagg GTGTTACTGGCCATTGAACAAGGGAAACAGTGGAGAGTATCAGAGGATAAAGATGGGCTATgaagattcaagg gcgatgttttggtggTCGGGTGTGAAGAATGATGTGGTGGAGTATGTCTCGAAGTGCTTGACTTGTCAAAAGGTGAAGATCGAACATAAAAAACCTTCCAGGACGTTGCATCCTTTAGAGGTTccgcaatggaagtgggaaagcattgcgatggactttgtgtcgggaTTACCAAGGACCAGGGCCAATTTTGATGCTATCTGGGTAATTGTGGACTGA